The sequence below is a genomic window from Sorangiineae bacterium MSr12523.
GACGTTCGAGACCTGACCCACCGTCGCGTGGCAATCGAGGTGCACCATGCGAACCTCGCCCGACGGCAAACGGACCTGCGCGTAGTCGCCGTCCTTGGCCATCAGCACCGCGCCCGAACCGGCCGAGCGCACGATCTGGGCGCCCTTGCCCTTCTTGAGCTCGACGTTGTGGATCGTCGTGCCGAGCGGGATGTAACGCAGCATCATCGCGTTGCCCGGCTTGATGTCCGCGTTGCGGCTCGAGATGACCTGGTCGCCCACCTTGAGGCCCTCGGGCGCCAAGATGTAGCGCTTCTCGCCGTCCGCGTAGTTGACCAGCGCGATGCGCGCCGTGCGGTTCGGATCGTATTCGATGGAGGCGACCTTGGCGGGGACGCCAATCTTGTTTCGCTTCCAGTCGATGATGCGGTAGCGCTGCTTGTGTCCACCGCCACGGAAGCGCGACGTGATGCGGCCGTGCGCATTGCGCCCGCCGGTCGACGTCTGGTGCTCGGTGAGGTGCTTCGGCGCTTCCGCGCCCTTGGTGAGCTCCTTGAAGTCGGAGCCGGAGTAAAAACGCCGCGCGGGGGAGGTCGGCTTATAGCTCTTGATGCCCATGGCTTATTCGCTCGAGTCGAAGAAATCGATGGTCTCGCCCTCTTTGAGGGTAACCATGGCCTTCTTCCAATTTTGCATCCTGGCGTGGCCGCGCCCCATGCGCCGCTCTTTACCGCGCACGACCAGCGTGTTCACGCTGACGACGTTCACGTTGAAAAGCTTTTCCACCGCGTTGCGGATTTGGATTTTGTTGGCGTTGCGCGACACCTCGAAGATGACCTGATTCTGCGCGCGCAATAGGTTCGACTTTTCCGTCAGCACGATCGGCCGACGAATGACTTGCTCCGGATTCATTCGGCGCCTCCGTCCGATTTGGATCCCGCGACGAGACGCTGCTCGAGAGCTTTGGCCGCATCCTTCGAGAGCACGAGGGTGTCGTGGCGAAGGAGGTCGTACACGTTGACGCCTTCCGGCGGGAGATACTGATGGTCTTTTGCGTTACGAATCGAGAGCACCAGGTTCTCGTTCGTGCGATGGTCGACGACCAGCGTCTTCTTCTCCGCCTTGAGCGTGTCGAGCGCGGAGAGAAGGCCCTTGGTCTTGATCTCGGGGAGGTCGAAGCGGTCGACCACGACGAGGCGGCCTTCCTTCACGAACTTCGACAGCGCGCTGCGGAGCGCACCCACGCGGACTTTCTGCGGGGGGCGGTAGCTCCAGTCGCGCGGACGCGGCGGGTGGGCCTGACCGCCACCGACGTAAATCGGAGCGCGGATCGAGCCGTGACGCGCACGGCCGGTGCCCTTTTGCTTGTAGAGCTTCTTGGTGCTGCCGCTGACTGCGGAGCGTTCCTTCGCTGAGGCGGTGCCTTGGCGGCGAGAAGCGAGCTGCGCTTTGACCACCTCCCAAAAGAGGTGCTCCTTTATTTCTGCGCCGAACACTTCGTCCGCGAGGTCGAGCGAACCGACCTTTTCGCGCTTCATGTTGTAGACGTCGACGGTTGCCATTGGAAAACTCCTGAACTCTACGACTTGATTTCGACGTCCACCCCGGCGGACAAGTCCAGCTTCATCAGGGCGTCGAGCGTCTGCTGCGTCGGCTCGAGAATGTCGAGCAGGCGTTTGTGCGTGCGAATTTCGAATTGTTCACGCGACTTCTTGTCGACGTGCGGTCCGCGGAGGACCGTGTAACGCGAGATATGCGTGGGGAGCGGGATGGGACCTGCGACGCGCGCGCCGGTCCGCTTTGCCGTCTCCACGATGTCACTCGCCGACTTATCGAGAAGCTGATGATCGAACGCCTTCAGGCGGATACGAATCTTGGTGGCACTGGCCATGGTCTACCTTCTTCAGTCTATTTGCTCTTCAGGCTCTAGCGAGTCGGAGGGCTGTTCCCTTGTTGAACGTCTTGAGGTTCGCAAGCGACGTCCGACTCGCTCGCGCCAGTCTTCAGGCATTTGTAAACGTCGGATTTCCCGCAGCCTGTCGCGTGAAATTCTTTTTCCCCGACGCTGGTCAGTTTCACCAATTTATCGGGACATCCAAAGTCGGTCGCTGCTCTCTGGTGTGCTGCCGTTTCGAAGGCGCTGGCACCGCACGCACTGAGCGAGAGAGCCAGAATTCCGAAAATCGAGAGCGAGCGACCCACCTTTCCGAGAGTTCCTTATTCGAGCACCTTGGTGACGATGCCAGCGCCGACCGTGCGGCCGCCTTCGCGGATCGCGAAGCGCATCTGCTCCTCGAGACCGACCGGCGTGATCAGCGTGATCGTCATCGTGATGTTGTCGCCCGGCATGACCATCTTGGTGCCTTCCGGGAGCTCGCAGGTGCCGGTCACGTCCGTCGTACGCATGTAGAACTGCGGACGGTAGTTCGTGAAGAACGGCGTGTGGCGGCCGCCCTCTTCCTTCTTCAGGACGTACACTTCGCCGACGAACTTCTTGTGCGGCGTCACCGAGCCCGGCTTGCAGAGAATCTGGCCGCGCTCCACGTCGTTCTTCTCGATACCGCGGAGGAGAACACCGATGTTGTCGCCGGCCTGGCCCTGATCGAGCAGCTTGCGGAACATCTCGACGCCCGTGACGACCGTCTTGCGCGAGTCGCGGAAGCCGATGATCTCGACCTCTTCGCCCGTCTTCACGATGCCACGCTCCACGCGGCCGGTGACCACGGTCCCGCGGCCCTTGATCGAGAACACGTCCTCGATCGCCATCAGGAACGGCTTGTCGATGTCACGCTGCGGCTCCGGGATCGCCTCGTCGAGCGCCTTCACCAGGTTGCCGATCGACTCTTCCCACTTCGGCTCGCCGTTGAGCGCCGGGAACGAGGCGACCTGCACGACCTTCGCGTTGTCGCCGTCGAACTTGTTCTTCGACAGGAGCTCGCGGACTTCCATCTCGACCAGGTCGAGCATCTCCGCGTCGTCCACCGCGTCACACTTGTTGAGCGCCACGACGATGTGGTTCAAACCGACCTGGCGGGCCAGCAGAACGTGCTCGCGCGTCTGCGGCATGACCGAGTCGAGCGCGCTCACCACGAGGATGGCGCCGTCCATCTGCGCCGCGCCCGTGATCATGTTCTTGATGTAGTCGGCGTGGCCGGGGCAGTCGACGTGGGCGTAGTGGCGCTTCTCGCTCTCGTACTCCACGTGCGAGGCCGCGATGGTGACCGTCTTGGTCGCGTCGCGGACGGTGCCGCCCTTGGCGATGTCGGCGTAGCTAATGACCTTGGCAAGGCCCTTCTTGGACTGAACCTTCACGAGCGCTGCCGTCAAAGTCGTCTTCCCGTGGTCGATGTGACCAATGGTGCCGACGTTCACGTGGGGCTTGCTTCGGTTGAATTTCTCTTTCGCCATGACTTTCTCCGAGGGGGCTCAGTAATGCGTATCCATGGGGCGTCGCGACTCAGTGCGACGTACCCTTAACCTTGGCCACGATCTCTTCCTGGATCGCCGCCGGAACCGGTGCGTAATGCGAGAAGTGGAGCGACGAGGTCGCGCGGCCCTGCGTCATCGAACGCAGATCGGTCACGTAACCAAACATGGTCGCGAGCGGAACTTCCGCGTCGACCACCTGCGCGTTGCCGCGCTGGCTCATGCCGAGGATCTTGCCGCGGCGCGAGTTCACGTCGCCGATGACGTCGCCCATGTACTGCTCGGGAACGACGACTTCGTTCTTCATGATGGGTTCGAGCAGGTGCAACCCTGCCCGCTTCGCGCCGTCCTGGAAGCAGAGCGACGCTGCGATTTCGAACGCCTGGGCGCTCGAGTCGACCTCGTGGTACGTGCCGTCGTACAGCCGGCACTTCATATCGACGAGCGGGTAGCCAGCGAGAACGCC
It includes:
- the rplB gene encoding 50S ribosomal protein L2 — encoded protein: MGIKSYKPTSPARRFYSGSDFKELTKGAEAPKHLTEHQTSTGGRNAHGRITSRFRGGGHKQRYRIIDWKRNKIGVPAKVASIEYDPNRTARIALVNYADGEKRYILAPEGLKVGDQVISSRNADIKPGNAMMLRYIPLGTTIHNVELKKGKGAQIVRSAGSGAVLMAKDGDYAQVRLPSGEVRMVHLDCHATVGQVSNVDHANISLGKAGRSRWLGRRPHNRGVTMNPVDHPMGGGEGRTSGGRHPCSPWGQLSKGLKTRNNKRTDGMIVKRRGQKG
- a CDS encoding 50S ribosomal protein L23; its protein translation is MNPEQVIRRPIVLTEKSNLLRAQNQVIFEVSRNANKIQIRNAVEKLFNVNVVSVNTLVVRGKERRMGRGHARMQNWKKAMVTLKEGETIDFFDSSE
- the rplD gene encoding 50S ribosomal protein L4; this translates as MATVDVYNMKREKVGSLDLADEVFGAEIKEHLFWEVVKAQLASRRQGTASAKERSAVSGSTKKLYKQKGTGRARHGSIRAPIYVGGGQAHPPRPRDWSYRPPQKVRVGALRSALSKFVKEGRLVVVDRFDLPEIKTKGLLSALDTLKAEKKTLVVDHRTNENLVLSIRNAKDHQYLPPEGVNVYDLLRHDTLVLSKDAAKALEQRLVAGSKSDGGAE
- the rpsJ gene encoding 30S ribosomal protein S10, producing the protein MASATKIRIRLKAFDHQLLDKSASDIVETAKRTGARVAGPIPLPTHISRYTVLRGPHVDKKSREQFEIRTHKRLLDILEPTQQTLDALMKLDLSAGVDVEIKS
- the tuf gene encoding elongation factor Tu, with translation MAKEKFNRSKPHVNVGTIGHIDHGKTTLTAALVKVQSKKGLAKVISYADIAKGGTVRDATKTVTIAASHVEYESEKRHYAHVDCPGHADYIKNMITGAAQMDGAILVVSALDSVMPQTREHVLLARQVGLNHIVVALNKCDAVDDAEMLDLVEMEVRELLSKNKFDGDNAKVVQVASFPALNGEPKWEESIGNLVKALDEAIPEPQRDIDKPFLMAIEDVFSIKGRGTVVTGRVERGIVKTGEEVEIIGFRDSRKTVVTGVEMFRKLLDQGQAGDNIGVLLRGIEKNDVERGQILCKPGSVTPHKKFVGEVYVLKKEEGGRHTPFFTNYRPQFYMRTTDVTGTCELPEGTKMVMPGDNITMTITLITPVGLEEQMRFAIREGGRTVGAGIVTKVLE